Below is a genomic region from Littorina saxatilis isolate snail1 unplaced genomic scaffold, US_GU_Lsax_2.0 scaffold_1074, whole genome shotgun sequence.
AAGATGACGAGAATTCAGAGTATATTACTTTTTGGTCTGTTTCAAAATGGGGTCTTGTAACAAGCGCGGTGAATAAGTCTTCGTCTTTGACAGATTTTACctttgtaattttgtttgtttgtttgtttgtttgcttaacgcccagccgaccacgatgagccatatcagggcggtgctgctttgacatataacgtgcgccacacacaagccagaagtcgcagcacaggcttcatgtctcacccagtcacattattctgacaccggaccaaccagtcctagcactaaccccataatgccagacgccaggcggagcagccactagattgccaattttaaagtcttaggtatgatccggccggggttcgaacccatgcacaacctcccgatcacggggcggacgccttaccactaggccaaccgtgccggttacctTTGTAATGAAACCATTTAAATGACTACAAATGTGAAGAAAGTTACATGAATCAATTCTGCTCCATGTCTGTAAAGAAGGGGAATTTAAAACTTGGGATAAGGGGAGCAACTCTGACAAGCACAAACCACACCCGAAAAGCGCATAAAACGAGAGTAATGTAGCTTTTGTGTCAAAACTTAAGAAGATTTAAACATGTGCATTTGAATAAAGAACCAGACTTAGGACAGTCCACATAACTGATATTCAGCTTCAAAAGTAAGGCACTCCGTAAAGAaatacgtttttgttgttgtaatctaAATAATGCAATAGTGAAataaataatgtattattgaACTAAACAATGCATTGCTTAGTTAAGTAATGCATTTTTATTATCCTAACAACaaaaatttattttgttttacaaacggattgccatgaataacaattattttttttattataaatACCCTACTGAACAATTGATTATTTACTTGGATAATAAAAAATCCATAACTTGCTAAATAATGAATCTCTGCAACACTTTCTACAAAATGATGAAGTTTTTAGAGTTGTTCGGTAAATAACGCATTATTTACCGTCCGACCGTAActaatagcaagatctagatgtggcacttttcagcacATATGcgggtgacgtcatcaaatctaggttttacgtcacgcgtttgccaagatctgcagtcttagTTGGAGAAAAACAATGTATGAGtttgaacagaaaaaaaagtgagtcacgggtgacgcaatatcgacacgtacgcgtacaggtctttgctacatgttcgatcatcttgacactgtaatgcatcaatagtgcgtgcgtgtgcgtatgtcgGTGTAAATTACAGACTGACACGGACATACTAGTCCACTGCTCCATGATGACAAAGTTAAGTCGCCAGTACAGAAAAACTTCATTCTCGAAACAATTTTGAAATTTGCTGTTTCCTCTGGAAGAACTTTTGGAACGTACACGTGATCTTGTAATTCCAAGTGTGACGTCGTCTTTGCTTTTGACGTCAGATATATATTTGACTAGACTTTGGAAGAGATCAGGTTCAAGAAGTCGTACGTCGACTCCATTAGGACACTTCGACTCCGGGCAATTGGTGACAGAACGCACGTCAGTAAAAAACGTAGGATAAAGATAATACCACCTgacttgctgtgtgataccatGTTTCGCTCGAACTgaacacgaaaacacacacataaaagcaaaaaaccccaccaaaaacaacaacaacaacaacaacaacaacaacaacaacaacaacaaacaaacaaaacttggtATTTGATTTCATTTCAATTCATTTCCTCTATCATCCCAATgatgggaaattcgggtcgctttctcccagtgaaaagctagcagcaacaagagttgcgctacccagaTGTGTGCGTACTTAGGTGTAATCCGCCACTTGCACCTACGGCAGAATGACCGAAGCCTTTTAcgtggggtgggacatggatataccgcctctgagtctgcactgccgggattcgaacctgtcACCTTAGCATCACAagcccagtgctctaccaactcagCTATCCGGCCATATATTATTCTCTTTGTACCACGTGCAGCATACAACGACAGACGATGCAGGTCACGCAGCGGAACGTGTCAACTGACGTCAACTCAGTGTCGTGGAGGGAGCTACGTATCAGGACTGTGTGGAGGGCCCAGCAACCGTCGCTGCTGTGTCCGTAGGACTGGGGGCAACACTGGGGGTACGTCGGccgttctctgtgtgtgtgtgtgtgtgtgtgtgtgtgtgtgtgagtgtgtgtgtgtgtgtgtgtgtgtgtgtgtgtgcgtgcgtgcgtatgtgtgcgtgcggacgtgtgtgtgtgcgtgtgtgtgtgtgcgtgtgcgtgcgtgcgtgcgtgcgtgcgtgtgcgtgcgtacgtgtatgtgtgtgtgtgtgtgtctgtgtgtgtcggtctgtctgtgtgtgtgtgtgtgcgtgcgtacgtgtatgtgtgtgtgtgtcggtctgtcggtctgtgtgtgtgtgtgtgtgtgtgtgtatgtgtgtgtgtgagtgtgtgagtgtgtgcgtgcgtgcgtgcgtgcgtgtgtgtgtgtgtgtgagtgtgtgtgtgtgtgcgtgtgcgagcgtgcgcgcgtgcgtgcgtgcgcgcgtgcgtgcgtgcgcgtgcgtgcgtgtgtgtgtgtgtgtgtgtgtgtgtgtgtgtgtgtgtgtgtgtgtgtgtgcgtgtgcgtgcgtgcgtgtgcgtacgtgtgtgtgtgctagtgtacAGACTAAGGGACATACTAGCTCTCTCTAAATATAgtcgacaagaagaagagtaTTATGAGAGTTATACGCAACTCCTGTATCTGAGGAAATAACACGTCTTATTTCAAGCATTGCAATGAAcattcaatgcttgttattctcatAGGTGCCAGGGGATTTGGTCTGTATACCGCTCCTTTACCCCTGTTATTGTTGTCtacatttagagcgcttaaagccccagtctgcctcaaatgatttacagaacgatttaaatctcgTCACGAAAACAGCAGTTCTAATCGtgtggaacacacttgcaatagcattgaACAGctttaaatgacacagttcgtttgaatggctttttagtttgcgtaaaccacacaccaggtGTCggggtttattttacccctgagccatcgtggacccgtgtcACTCACTTTTCTTGTTTCACAATTTaatcgtcagtttgtgatttcaatgcgacttgctgtatctgcaatagcacgtcgTTGTGTACcgctgaatctaaaatgcaacaaacgactgcgagtcacacgaacttatcggcggcggttggcttcaaagaagcaagcgataAGCAAAAAATTCGACTGCTCGcgcaaacacgaccttgcgtgatgTGCTTCCGGGCTTTCTTTTTAAAAACTGTCAacacttcgaattgtactgatcctgtcttgatgaaaaagacttcttttatgatttaagattTTTTGTGTAAGAAGCTGTCAATGTATTATTTATATTTTAAAAGtaaggtctagcgccaaaatgaGGCTTCCGATTTGTCTTATAGTAAAATCCGGCTGgacacgcaaaaataaattctttgaaaaatgctcgctctttacggggggcacctaggatgttctcaagcggtgaagtgtttaaacgaaagggtgtttgcactgtgtgtaaaagcctgacagtgtctgtggccagaaactgatggtttacgtgaagctgagtgtgcctttaagtctcttttttttctctcggcaAAATGGCTGTTATCCAACACCGTCATTAGACGTGGAAGAGCTGGCACGGCCGATCTGATGTCTTGTCGTGGGTCAGACAAGAATGTTGCGTTATACCGCATGAAACCCgcgttttagagagagagagagagagagagagagagagagagagtgtgtgtgtgtgtgtgtgtgtgtgtgtgtgtgtgtgtgtgtgtgtatgcgtgtctgCAAGTGTGAGTGCTGCGAGAGACGCTTAGGATGTTTACATGTGTTTTAATGCAATTCTAATTCTAAGTTTACAGCAAATGTGAAGCGGGCTAGGGTTATTACTATATTAGTtttactagaatgaatacccgcttcgccgggtagccggcttcgccgggaagaagtacttagagccgtacgccggcttcgccgggtccgaacaatggacccgccaagcttaggtccctcccagattcgtggaatgggaacagcacgaaaatgattcagtggccataatgccattcctgaccatatcgagtcccatccttgtcgacgaatgtaaccgtgttaatcacctttggaggcgaactccactcaaacaggattgagcaacttatagcttatctgtaagcccttttgaactgttatggcttttcaaaggaaggccagtacatacaaatacacaaaagccgccagaccacatcacaaacagaactgaacaatccccaggtgttgctcacatagagagagacacacacacacacacacacacacaaacacagagaagccgtatctatagagagataggtgacagtgtatttttcgcgtggctataaattgattcgacctttgcacttttacagtgaggataatttacgggtccaatttacgttctggacactgcggtgaccttctaaaaatagtaacagaacgccgggaatatccgaagacgctccactcatactatagtgcaccatacgaaggaagggaggtaaacgctgaaaacctggagaagatgagaagataaggaagagttacttataatggtgaaatgaacacaaaaaccaaaatcagttcagcgctgcgcgctgagagcacgtgttgaaatatctcatcgatgatattgtgtccggggtgtagctgaatacggtgtccaaatttgaaaaagatccaccgagaactttggctttggtgtgtcggtatgggggcccgggtagctgaggtggaaccaaaatagctgaggtggaaccaaaatcggttcagcgctgcgcgctgagagcacgtgttgaaatatcgaccaggttgtgtcctgtaccgggtctacctgaatatgcccaccaaatttgaagcagatccatcgagaactttggccgtgcatcgcgaactcacacacagacacacagacacacacacagacacacagacagacacaagtcgtatatatatatagaagtgcaatcgtttaattcttaatacatgtgatgtttttatgtctgtgatcgcctgacactgtatggcaattttccttgtttttatgaggacagtaaacattttgagtttgagtttgaaCCCGCGTTTTATGAGATTTACTAATTGGGGGTCTAATGATAGATCGATTGAGTGACTGACAAATGAATGTTTGAATGGACGCTTGGATttattaactcattgtctcccaggtacggatatatccgtacacacagtcacttcagtcgcttcctgtaacgtcgatctaacgcctgcattccagcgtgttgatacacagtatGTTTATTTTAAATACTACAATTTTGATATCATCTCTTTTGTTCATTGTGTAGCACTTTATCATcactacgtgtgtgtgtgtgtgtgtgtgtccgtgtgtgtgtgtgtgtgtgtgtttgtgtgtatgtgtgtgtgcgtgcgtgcgtgcatgcgtgtgtgcgtgcgtgtgcgtgcgtgtatgcgtgcgtgtgtgtgtgtgtgcttgcgtgcgtgtgcgtgcgcgcgcgcgtgtgtgtgtgtgtgcgtatgtgcgtgcgtgcgtgtgtgtgtgtgtgtgtgtgtgtgcatatgcgcacgcatttgtgtgtgtgtgtgtgtgtttgtgtgtgtgtgtgcgcgtgtgtgtgcgtgcgcgcgcatgtgtatgtgtgtgtgtaccaggaGGAGGCAGCTGTACCGCAGAACAAAAAAGGCTCGCGTGCGACTTGTTCCGATCGAGCAACGTGCAGGCGGCACAAAGACATCCGTCGGGCCAGCGGGACAACGCCTACCCCTACAACAACCTCAGGGACATGTGCAACGGTGGAAAGGCCTCTCGATCTCGGTACGTGATATGACTGGAATCAGAAAACGAAATACTTAGGAGCCAAAGACTTGGCTCAATAGCTCAATGGTCAACCCAAATCAAGATTCATGAAGCCACCGACCTTGGCCGAAGATTGGCAacgcgtttttacatttagtcaagtagagggggaaatcgagacgagggtcgtggtgtgtgtatgtgtgtgtgtgtgtgtgtgtgtgtgtgtgtgtgtgtgtgtgtgtgtgtgtgtgtgtatgtgtgtgtgtgtgtgtgtgtgtgtgtgtgtctgtctgcgtgggtgtgtgtgtagagcgattccgtctaaactactggaccgatctttatgaaattttacatgcgagttcctgggaatggtaTCCCTggattttattttcattttttcgataaatgtctttgatgacgtcatatccggctttttgtaaaagttgaggcggcactgtcacaccctcatttttcaatcaaattaattgaaattttggccaagcaatcttcgacaatggccggactttggtattgcatttcagcttggtggcttaaaaattaattaatgactttggtcattacaaatctgaaaattgtaaaaaatatatatatatatatatatataaaacggtccaaatttacgttcatcttattcttcattgtgttctgattccaaaaacatataaatatgttatatttagattaaaaacaagctctgaaaattagaaatataaacattatgattagaattaactttccgaaatcgttttaaaaacaatttcatcttattccttgtcggttcctgattccaaaaacatttagatatgatatgtttggattaaaaacacgctcagaaagttaaaacgaaggtacagtaaagcgtgctatgcaacaCAGCGCAACatctaccgcgctaaacaggttcgtcactttcactgccttttgcactagcggcggactacggtcattgtgaaaaaatgcagtgcgttcagtttcattctgtgagttccacagcttgaccaaatgtagtaatttcgcctttcgcgacttgttaattcTTCGCTTTGGCAGTCTTTCTGTTCCAGTGATAAGGGTAAGATTTAAACaagtctttttgtttgtttgtttgtttgcttaacgcccagccgaccacgtagggccatatcagggcggtgctgctttgacatataacgtgcgccacacacaagacagaagtcgcagcacaggcttcatgtctcacccagtcacattattctgacactggaccaaccagtcctagcactaaccccataatgccagacgccatggggcggagcagccactagattgccaattttaaagtctcaggtatgccgggttcgaacccacgacctcccgatcacggggcggacgccttaccactaggccaaccgtgccggttttaaacaagtcgcgtaaggcgaaaatacaacatttagtcaagtagctgtcgaactcacagaatgaaactgaacgcaatgcaatttttcagcaagaccataattatactcgtagcatcgtcagtccaccgctcatggcgaaggcagtgaaattgacaagaagagcggggtagtagttgcgctgagaaggatagcacgcttttctgtacctctctttgttttaactttctgagcgtgtttttaatccaaacatatcatatctatatgtttttggaatcaggaaccgacaaggaataagatgaaagtgtttttaaattgatttcgaaaaaaaaatgttgataataatttttatatttttaattttcagagcttgtttttaatccaaatataacatatgtatacgtttttggaatcagaaaatgatggggaataagatgaacgtaaatttggatcgttttattaaaagaatattttttttacaattttcagatttttaatgaccaaagtcattaattaatttttaagccaccaagctgaaatgcaataccgaagtccgggcttcgtcgaagattacttgaccaaaatgtcaaccaatttggttgaaaaatgagagcgtgacagtgccgcctcaactttcacgaaaaaccggatatgacgtcatcaaagacatttatcgaaaaaagaaaaaaacatccggggatttcatacccaggaactctcatgtaaaatttcataaagatcggtccagtagtttagtctgaatcgctctacacacacacacagacacacagacagacagacagacacacatacaccacgaccctcgtctcgtttcccccctctacgttaaaacatttagtcaaaacttgactaaatgtaaaacaagtcgcgtaaggcgaaaatacaatatttagtcaagtagctgtcgaactcacagaatgaaactgaacgcagcaagaccgtatactcgtagcatcgtcactccaccgcccgtggcaaaggcagtgcccgtggaattgacaagaagagcggggtattcgttgcgctaagaaggatagcacgcttttctgtacctctcttcgttttaactttctgagcgtgtttttaatccaaacatatcatatctatatatttttggaatcaggaaccgacaagaaatacgatgaaagtgtttttaaattgatttcgaaaaaaaaaatttgataataatttttatatatttaattttcagagcttgtttttaatccaaatataacatattgatatgtttttggaatcagcaaatgatggagaataagataaacgtaaatttggatcgttttataaatttttaattttttttacaattttcagatttttaatgaccaaagtcattaattaatttttaagccaccaagctgaaatgcaataccgaaccccgggcttcgtcgaagagtacttgaccaaaatttcaaccaatttggttaaaaaatgagggcgtgacagtgccgcctcaactttcacgaaaagccggatatgacgtcatcaaagacatttatcaaaaaaatgaaaaaaacgttcggggatttcatacccaggaactctcatgtcaaatttcataaagatcggtccagtagtttagtctgaatcgctctacacacacacacacacagacacacacacgcacacacgcacatacaccacgaccctcgtctcgtttcccccctctacgttaaaacatttagtcaaaacttgactaaatgtaaaaaaaaagtcctgCGCGGTTACCCTCACGGAAATTCGGGCTGGGTTTTCACTAGGAAAAGCGAGCGGCCACACAGTACGGCGCTAGCCAACCTTGTTTACAGACTGTTTTACTTGCCTCGTTAACTCTGTCATTTCTCCTGTAGTGGAATAAGACTTGGGTCAAATGATGTGTTTCTGATTAATGTCAATTATAACGAAGATGAGTCGTTTGAGCAtttactcttcttcttctctctttctttctttattgtcTTTTACTTTAGCTTCTGCgtatttttgcttttgtttgtgtgttttttcttctgattCGTGAAACTTTCTGCTTGAATGCAGCTGCAGACAGTATTGTCTTGTTTTCTCTTCTGGTTACAGCTACCACTGCACAGGCAAGGGCTGTAACGCGCCAGGAGGGTCGACGTGTCTGAGCACAAAGCTTCTCAAATATCTGGTGAACCTTAAGAGCAGTGGTCGTGTCATTGTGAGTATTCATGAATGGATGCATGGattaatacatgtactgaattGATGCATGGgtggattgatggatggattgaaAGATGGATGAATATGCAGATACATGAATTGATGGATCTTTGGGTTTATGGATGTCTGGATGGATGAAATGGAAGGATGAATGGATGTGCAGACGGATTGAAAAATGGAtgaatgtgtgtatatatggattgatggatggatggttgaaTGGATCCATGGATAGATGTGTGGAAACATTGGTTGGTGTTTGAACGGATGGTAGGACGGACGTGTCATTGTGAATGTGAATGGATGTATAAATGAGTGCATGCATTGATGTATGGATGGATGGTAGAACGGACGGATTGCACGATTAATGAATGTGTAGATAAATgaattgatggatggatggatggatggatggatgtgtaAATACAAATAAATTGATTGATGgacggatggatggacggatggATGAATGTGTCTATACATATTTCAATGGATGGATGTGTCGATAGGTTGATGGATTGTCGTGTGGATAAATGGAAAGGTAGACGGATTGAAGGATGGATGTATGGATAGATGCCTGGATGGATGCCTGGATGGATGGAAATACGGACGGATTGGTTGATCGGTGGACAGAATGATGGATGTTGATGGGTGGATTGGTGGTTTGTTGGATACAGGAATGGAAGGACGAACTCAAGGATGGTTGGATGGAAGGACGGCTGAATCTGTGGATAGATGGATAGATCGAAGTACGGATTGAAGGACGGATGCGTGtatggatagatggatagatCGAAGTACGGATTGAAGGACGGATGCGTGTATGGATAGATGAATAGATGGATAGATCGAAGTACGGATTGAAGGACGGATGCGTGTATGGATAGATGAATAGATGGATAGATCGAAGTACGGATTGAAGGACGGATGCGTGTATGGATAGATGAATAGATCGAAGTACGGATTGAAGGATGGATGCGTGtatggatagatggatagatggatagatCGAAGGACGGATGGAAGGACGGCTGAATGTGTGGATAGATGGGTAGATGGATAGATCGAAGTACGGATTGAAGGACGGATGCGTGtatggatagatggatagatGAATAGATCGAAGTACGGATTGAAGGACGGATGCGTGtatggatagatggatagatCGAAGTACGGATTGAAGGACGGATGCGTGtatggatagatggatagatggatagatCGAAGTACGGATTGAAGGACGGATGCGTGtatggatagatggatagatCGAAGTACGGATTGAAGGACAGATGCGTGTATGGATAGATGAATAGATGGATAGATCGAAGTACGGATTGAAGGACGGATGCGTGTATGGATAGATGAATAGATGGATAGATCGAAGTACGGATTGAAGGACGGATGCGTGTATGGATAGATGAATAGATCGAAGTACGGATTGAAGGACGGATGCGTGtatggatagatggatagatggatagatCGAAGTACGGATTGAAGGACGGATGCGTGTGTGGATAGATGGATAGATCGAAGTACGGATTGAAGGACGGATGCGTGTGTGGATAGATGGATAGATCGAAGTACGGATTGAAGGACGGATGCGTCTATGGATAGATGAATAGATGGATAGATCGAAGTACGGATTGAAGGACGGATGCGTGTATGGATAGATGAATAGATGGATAGATCGAAGTACGGATTGAAGGACGGATGCGTGAATGGATAGATGAATAGATCGAAGTACGGATTGAAGGACGGATGCGTGtatggatagatggatagatCGAAGTACGGATTGAAAGACGGATGAGTGTATGGATAGATGAATAGATCGAAGTACGGATTGAAGGATGGATGCGTGaatggatagatggatagatggatagatCGAAGTACGGATTGAAGGACGGATGCGTGtatggatagatggatagatCGAAGTACGGATTGAAAGACGGATGAGTGTATGGATAGATGAATAGATCGAAGTACGGATTGAAGGATGGATGCCTGTATGGATAGATGGGTAGATGGATAGATCGAAGTACGGATTGAAGGACGGATGCGTGTGTGGATAGATGGATAGATCGAAGTACGGATTGAAGGACGGATGCGTGTGTGGATAGATGGATAGATCGAAGTACGGATTGAAGGACGGATGCGTGtatggatagatggatagatggatagatCGAAGTACGGATTGAAGGACGGAAGCGTGTGTGGATAGATGGATAGATCGAAGTACGGATTGAAGGACGGATGCGTGtatggatagatggatagatCGAAGTACGGATTGAAGGACGGATGCGTGtatggatagatggatagatggatagatCGAAGTACGGATTGAAGGACGGATGCGTGTGTGGATAGATGGATAGATCGAAGTACGGATTGAAGGACGGATGCGTGTATGGATAGATGAATAGATGGATAGATCGAAGTACGGATTGAAGGACGGATGCGTGTATGGATAGATGAATAGATGGATAGATCGAAGTACGGATTGAAGGACGGATGCGTGtatggatagatggatagatggaCAGACCGAAGTACGGATTGAAGGACAGATGCGTGTATGGATAGATGAATAGATGGATAGATCGAAGTACGGATTGAAGGACGGATGCGTGTATGGATAGATGAATAGATGGATAGATCGAAGTACGGATTGAAGGACGGATGCGTGTATGGATAGATGAATAGATGGATAGATCGAAGTACGGATTGAAGGACGGATGCGTGtatggatagatggatagatggaCAGACCGAAGTACGGATTGAAGGACGGATGCGTGtatggatagatggatagatggatagatggatagatCGAAGTACGGATTGAAGGACGGATGCGTGTATGGATAGATGAATAGATGGATAGATCGAAGTACGGATTGAAGGACGGATGCGTGTATGGATAGATGAATAGATGGATAGATCGAAGTACGGATTGAAGGACGGATCCGTGTATGGATGGACGGTTGGATATACGGGTTTAATATTGTTTAAGTATCCCTTGGGGTTTCTAAAATAATGATtgcctttcttttctttgctaTGTCATGCATTTGCATTGCTCTTTGcaaaattattttaataaaagcgtgtcaaaacaacacaacaactcCCGTACCTTTTCCTATGAAGACCACTCTGCAGAGTAACGATAAATagaaacaaatagactgccaacattCCGAAATTCACCgcaacacggttggcctagtggtaaggcgtccgcccagtgatcgggaggtcgtgggttcgaaccccggccgggtcatacctaagactttaaaattggcaatctagtggctgctccgcctggcgtctggcattatggggttagtgctaggactggttggtccggtgtcagaataatgtgactgggtgagatatgaagcctgtgctgcgacttctgggcccgtatgcttatgggggaagttcgcgacaactcccgaagttttgagtgacatcggaagtacttgcctcactttcgtatgcatgggccggaaaaagggtttacctcgaagcaaagcgaggaagtaactcagg
It encodes:
- the LOC138957164 gene encoding uncharacterized protein, encoding MAATFVSALAVLGFLLCVEVAVSDTRCRARSGTCQSTSIRCSGNYVSNLCNGPSTRRCCTPTYNDRRCRSRSGTCQLTSTQCRGGSYVSGLCGGPSNRRCCVRRTGGNTGGGGSCTAEQKRLACDLFRSSNVQAAQRHPSGQRDNAYPYNNLRDMCNGGKASRSRYHCTGKGCNAPGGSTCLSTKLLKYLVNLKSSGRVIINELAGACHSCQSRHYSGLAVDLHNDRRTSEYLRKCTQMGGWGQNEGSHVHCQFYDGRHPNW